One Megalops cyprinoides isolate fMegCyp1 chromosome 23, fMegCyp1.pri, whole genome shotgun sequence genomic region harbors:
- the LOC118770314 gene encoding twinfilin-1-like, producing the protein MSHQTGIQAAGEVKDIFAKARNGDYRLLKIVIKDEQLVVGGSKHAAKTWEQEYDSCVLPVLEDDQPSYILYRLDSTNNQGYEWIFLAWSPDHSPVRQKMLYAATRATLKKEFGGGHIKDEIFGTTKDDVSLSGYKKYLTSQSAPLPLTAAEEELRQIKLSEVQTDISLNTQHQTLQGVAFPMHRDAIQALEQFREKKINYVQLEIDFQNEIIKLSSTAPTEVKDLPKRIPKDAARYHFFLYKHSHEGDYLESTVFIYSMPGYKCSIRERMLYSSCKNPLIDTVENHLHIDILKKLEIDNGDELTNDFLYEEVHPKQHAHKQAFAKPKGPAGKRGGRRMIRAPGDGEEDD; encoded by the exons ATGTCCCATCAAACGGGAATACAAG CTGCTGGGGAAGTGAAGGACATTTTTGCAAAGGCGAGGAATGGGGACTATCGACTCTTGAAGATTGTGATCAAGGATG agCAACTAGTGGTGGGTGGTTCTAAGCATGCTGCAAAGACATGGGAGCAGGAGTATGACTCCTGTGTTCTTCCTGTACTGGAGGACGACCAGCCATCTTACATCCTGTACCGGCTGGACTCCACCAATAATCAGGGATATGAGTGGATCTTCCTGGCCTGGTCACCTGACCATTCGCCT GTGCGACAGAAAATGCTATATGCTGCTACAAGAGCTACACTGAAAAAGGAATTCGGAGGAGGACACATTAAAGATGAGATTTTTGGCACCACAAAG GATGATGTGTCTCTAAGCGGGTATAAGAAGTACCTGACCTCCCAATCGGCTCCTCTCCCACTGACTGCCGCAGAAGAGGAGCTCAGACAGATCAAACTCAGTGAG GTGCAGACTGATATAAGTTTGAACACCCAGCATCAGACTCTCCAGGGTGTGGCCTTTCCCATGCACCGAGATGCCATCCAGGCCCTGGAACAGTTCAGGGAGAAGAAGATCAATTATGTTCAGCTC GAAATAGATTTTCAGAATGAGATTATTAAATTGTCCAGCACTGCTCCCACGGAAGTCAAAGATTTGCCAAAACGGATCCCGAAAGATGCTGCTCGTTACCACTTCTTTCTCTACAAGCACTCCCATGAGGGCGACTACCTGGAATCTACAG TCTTCATCTACTCTATGCCTGGATATAAATGCAGTATCCGGGAAAGAATGTTGTACTCCAGCTGCAAAAACCCCCTGATTGACACAGTTGAAAACCATCTTcacattgacattttgaaaaag CTGGAGATTGACAATGGGGACGAGCTGACCAACGATTTCCTGTATGAAGAGGTCCACCCGAAGCAGCACGCGCACAAACAGGCATTCGCCAAACCGAAGGGTCCCgcagggaagagagggggcCGCAGGATGATCCGAGCGCCTGGGGATGGCGAGGAGGATGATTAA